In Zea mays cultivar B73 chromosome 7, Zm-B73-REFERENCE-NAM-5.0, whole genome shotgun sequence, the following proteins share a genomic window:
- the LOC103632262 gene encoding uncharacterized protein, with product MLIENQRTVTCAPTNTAVAEVASRVLGVIEESGGGGAATKCFFGDVVLFGNEDRMAVDRKLENIFLDTRVRRLRQCLMPITGWTKSLSSMIALQEDPMVPYERYDEAIQGCVLDLVSEEIKLRNVIVVCSLRTMDDKKVKEIQKDLLEVQKKAREVEREKISFETYFQSNYKKLAKDLRTCVETFVDDLPRSATSEENFCCMAEVLLLLDAFGVLVQSEPVEQLQALFKRHSDVRFRLREAISSCLRKLWLLSSNFKLPEMYDSRTIDLEFLLQNAKIVLCTASSSYRLLYMQKAQPLEVPVVDEAAQLKECESLIPLQLPGVRHAVLIDDEYLLPALVKSKVG from the coding sequence ATGCTGATCGAGAACCAGAGGACGGTGACCTGCGCCCCGACCAACACCGCTGTGGCGGAGGTCGCGTCACGGGTCCTTGGTGTTATCGAAGAGTCCGGCGGCGGCGGTGCTGCAACGAAGTGTTTCTTTGGCGATGTCGTGCTCTTCGGCAACGAGGACAGGATGGCTGTGGACCGGAAACTAGAAAATATCTTCTTAGACACGCGTGTTCGCCGTCTGCGTCAGTGCTTGATGCCAATCACAGGGTGGACAAAGTCCCTGAGCTCCATGATTGCACTTCAGGAGGATCCGATGGTTCCGTATGAAAGGTATGATGAGGCCATACAAGGTTGTGTATTGGATTTGGTTTCAGAAGAAATCAAGCTAAGAAATGTAATAGTTGTCTGTTCTTTACGGACGATGGATGACAAAAAAGTTAAGGAGATACAGAAAGATTTACTGGAAGTGCAGAAAAAAGCACGAGAAGTAGAGCGAGAGAAAATATCATTCGAGACCTACTTCCAGAGTAACTACAAGAAGCTCGCTAAGGATTTGCGCACTTGTGTGGAGACTTTCGTCGATGATCTTCCTAGATCCGCAACATCAGAAGAAAACTTTTGCTGCATGGCGGAGGTGCTGCTCTTGCTCGATGCGTTTGGAGTGCTCGTGCAGTCTGAACCAGTCGAACAGCTTCAAGCGCTGTTCAAAAGGCACTCCGATGTTAGGTTCCGGCTGAGGGAGGCGATATCCTCGTGTCTTCGCAAGCTATGGCTCCTTTCTTCTAACTTTAAGCTTCCCGAAATGTATGACAGCCGAACGATCGATCTAGAGTTCTTGCTTCAGAATGCTAAGATCGTGCTCTGTACAGCTTCGAGCTCGTACCGCCTGCTCTACATGCAGAAGGCCCAGCCCTTGGAGGTCCCTGTCGTGGACGAGGCCGCACAACTTAAGGAGTGCGAGTCACTGATACCCCTGCAGCTGCCTGGCGTCCGTCACGCTGTTCTCATCGATGATGAGTACCTGCTTCCCGCATTGGTCAAAAGCAAGGTCGGTTAG